In one Streptomyces sp. NBC_01241 genomic region, the following are encoded:
- a CDS encoding thiazole synthase has product MADDLFALGDTSFGSRLIMGTGGAPGLDVLERALTASGTELTTVAMRRLDPTVQGSVLSVLQRLSIRVLPNTAGCFTAGEAVLTARLAREALGTDWIKLEVVADERTLLPDPIELLDAAETLVDDGFTVLPYTNDDPVLARRLQDVGCAAVMPLGSPIGSGLGIRNPHNFQLIVEQARVPVILDAGAGTASDAALAMELGCAAVMLASAVTRAQEPELMAAAMRHAVEGGRLAYRAGRIPRRHFAEASSPVEGRAALDPERPAF; this is encoded by the coding sequence GTGGCCGACGACCTCTTCGCCCTCGGCGACACCTCCTTCGGCTCCCGGCTGATCATGGGAACGGGCGGGGCACCCGGCCTCGACGTGCTGGAGCGTGCCCTGACCGCCTCCGGCACCGAGCTGACCACCGTCGCGATGCGCCGCCTCGACCCGACCGTGCAGGGCTCGGTGCTCTCCGTCCTCCAGCGGCTCTCCATCCGCGTCCTGCCGAACACGGCGGGCTGTTTCACCGCGGGCGAGGCCGTGCTGACCGCCCGGCTGGCCCGCGAGGCGCTCGGCACCGACTGGATCAAGCTGGAGGTGGTGGCCGACGAGCGGACCCTGCTGCCCGATCCGATCGAGCTGCTGGACGCCGCGGAGACCCTGGTGGACGACGGCTTCACCGTGCTGCCGTACACCAATGACGACCCGGTGCTGGCCCGCAGGCTCCAGGACGTGGGGTGCGCGGCGGTCATGCCGCTCGGCTCCCCCATCGGCTCCGGCCTCGGCATCCGCAATCCGCACAACTTCCAGCTGATCGTCGAGCAGGCCCGGGTTCCGGTGATTCTCGACGCGGGCGCCGGGACGGCCTCGGACGCGGCGCTCGCGATGGAGCTGGGGTGCGCGGCGGTGATGCTGGCGTCCGCGGTGACCCGGGCCCAGGAGCCGGAGCTGATGGCCGCGGCGATGCGGCACGCGGTGGAGGGCGGGCGGCTGGCGTACCGCGCGGGCCGGATCCCGCGCCGCCACTTCGCCGAGGCCTCGTCGCCGGTGGAGGGGCGTGCGGCGCTGGACCCGGAGCGCCCGGCCTTCTGA
- a CDS encoding deoxyribonuclease IV has product MRNPVGGHVPVAGGLAKVGLPYAREMAAEAVQVFVANPRGWATPVGNPAQDEQFRAECAAESIPAYVHAPYLINFGSHTGATVEKSVDSLRHSLRRAREIGALGVVVHTGSATGGRPREQALAQVRTHMRPLLDELTHDDDPYLLLESTAGQGSSLCSRTWDFGPYFEALDAHPKLGICLDTCHIYAAGHDLTGPAGMRRTLDLLVDTVGGGRLKLIHANDSKDVVGAHKDRHENIGAGHIGEEPFRELFAHPATAGVPLIIETPGGKDGHAADVARLKGLRGRQGQSSGPSPGSS; this is encoded by the coding sequence ATGCGCAACCCCGTCGGCGGCCATGTTCCCGTGGCCGGAGGCCTCGCCAAGGTCGGCCTCCCGTACGCCCGCGAGATGGCGGCGGAGGCCGTCCAGGTCTTCGTCGCCAACCCGCGCGGCTGGGCGACGCCCGTCGGCAACCCGGCCCAGGACGAACAGTTCCGCGCCGAGTGCGCCGCCGAGTCCATACCGGCGTACGTCCATGCCCCGTACCTGATCAACTTCGGCTCGCACACCGGGGCCACCGTCGAGAAGTCCGTGGACTCACTGCGCCACTCACTGCGCCGGGCCCGCGAGATCGGCGCCCTGGGCGTCGTGGTGCACACCGGATCGGCGACCGGCGGCCGCCCGCGCGAGCAGGCCCTCGCGCAGGTCCGCACGCACATGCGGCCGCTCCTGGACGAGCTGACGCACGACGACGACCCGTATCTGCTGCTGGAGTCGACCGCCGGACAGGGCTCCTCGCTCTGCTCACGGACCTGGGACTTCGGCCCGTACTTCGAGGCGCTCGACGCCCACCCCAAGCTCGGCATCTGTCTCGACACCTGCCACATCTACGCGGCGGGCCACGATCTGACCGGCCCGGCGGGCATGCGCCGAACCCTGGACCTCCTGGTGGACACGGTCGGCGGGGGACGGCTGAAACTGATCCATGCCAACGATTCCAAGGACGTGGTGGGCGCCCACAAGGACCGCCACGAGAACATCGGCGCCGGGCACATCGGCGAGGAACCGTTCCGGGAACTGTTCGCCCACCCGGCCACCGCCGGCGTGCCGCTGATCATCGAGACGCCGGGCGGCAAGGACGGCCACGCGGCGGACGTGGCGCGGCTGAAAGGGCTGCGCGGGCGCCAGGGTCAGAGCTCGGGGCCGTCCCCCGGCTCCTCCTGA
- a CDS encoding sulfite oxidase-like oxidoreductase — MGQPESRENRASEQSELPPGQRLQRGWPVTHYGPVPKFKPDRWEFRVFGATADGEKHCWNHEEFSVLPFTSVVADLHCVTKFSMLGAEWGGVLARTILELAPPAPNVTHVMVWAEYGFSSNLRLSDFASDRTLFATHKGGELLTAEHGFPLRLIVPHLYAWKGPKWVRGVEYMTADRRGFWEERGYHNIGDPWREQRYSYQEEPGDGPEL, encoded by the coding sequence ATGGGTCAGCCGGAAAGCCGGGAAAACCGCGCGTCAGAGCAGTCCGAGCTTCCGCCGGGACAGCGACTCCAGCGTGGTTGGCCGGTTACCCACTACGGGCCCGTGCCCAAGTTCAAGCCCGACCGCTGGGAGTTCCGGGTCTTCGGTGCCACGGCGGACGGCGAGAAGCACTGCTGGAACCACGAGGAATTCTCGGTGCTGCCGTTCACCTCGGTGGTCGCCGACCTGCACTGCGTCACCAAATTCAGCATGCTCGGCGCCGAATGGGGCGGCGTGCTCGCCCGTACGATCCTGGAACTCGCACCGCCCGCGCCGAACGTCACCCATGTGATGGTCTGGGCCGAGTACGGGTTCAGCTCGAACCTGCGGCTCTCCGACTTCGCCTCGGACCGAACACTTTTCGCCACTCACAAAGGTGGCGAGCTGCTCACCGCCGAGCACGGCTTCCCGCTGCGGCTCATCGTGCCGCACCTCTACGCCTGGAAGGGGCCCAAGTGGGTCCGCGGCGTCGAGTACATGACGGCCGACCGCCGCGGCTTCTGGGAGGAGCGCGGCTATCACAACATCGGCGATCCGTGGCGCGAGCAGCGCTACTCGTATCAGGAGGAGCCGGGGGACGGCCCCGAGCTCTGA
- the thiO gene encoding glycine oxidase ThiO, with amino-acid sequence MRSSRNGKGSDVLVIGGGIIGLVTAWRAAQRGLRIAVADPEPGGGAAQVAAGMLAAVTELHYGEQMLLALNVASAARYPAFAAELEAVSGRETGFRACGTLAVALDSDDRAHLRELHALQQRSGLESEWLTGRECRRLEPMLAPGVRGGLRVDGDHQIDPRRLAAALLTACERAGVVFHRDRVERLTVVRDRAAGAVLAAGTQLGADQVVLAAGSLSGRLPGLPDEVVPPIRPVKGQVLRLTVPAAYAPFLTRTVRAMVRGSHVYLVPRENGELVVGATSEEMGWDTTVTAGGVYELLRDAHELVPGITELPLTETRAGLRPASPDNAPLLGPTALPGLHLAVGHHRNGVLLTPVTGDVMAALLADGELPEPARPFTPHRFPPAAAPVRQEQPA; translated from the coding sequence ATGCGTTCTTCTCGGAACGGAAAAGGATCCGACGTCCTCGTCATCGGGGGCGGGATCATCGGTCTGGTGACCGCCTGGCGGGCCGCGCAGCGCGGACTGCGCATCGCGGTCGCCGACCCCGAACCGGGCGGCGGGGCCGCCCAGGTGGCGGCCGGCATGCTGGCCGCCGTCACCGAACTCCACTACGGCGAACAGATGCTGCTGGCCCTCAATGTCGCCTCGGCCGCCCGCTATCCGGCCTTCGCGGCCGAACTGGAAGCGGTGAGCGGGCGGGAGACCGGCTTCCGCGCCTGCGGCACCCTGGCCGTCGCCCTGGACTCCGACGACCGCGCCCATCTGCGGGAACTGCACGCCCTGCAGCAGCGTTCGGGCCTGGAGTCGGAGTGGCTCACGGGCCGCGAATGCCGCCGTCTGGAGCCGATGCTCGCGCCCGGCGTCCGCGGCGGTCTGCGGGTCGACGGCGACCACCAGATCGATCCGCGCCGGCTGGCCGCCGCGCTGCTGACCGCCTGCGAGCGGGCCGGGGTGGTCTTCCACCGCGACCGGGTGGAGCGCCTGACGGTCGTACGCGACCGGGCCGCCGGAGCCGTGCTCGCCGCGGGCACGCAGCTCGGCGCCGACCAGGTCGTGCTCGCCGCGGGCAGCCTCAGTGGCCGGCTGCCGGGGCTGCCGGACGAGGTCGTGCCGCCGATCCGGCCGGTGAAGGGGCAGGTGCTGCGGCTGACCGTGCCCGCCGCGTACGCCCCCTTCCTCACCCGGACGGTCCGGGCCATGGTCCGGGGCAGCCACGTCTATCTCGTACCGCGCGAGAACGGCGAACTGGTCGTCGGCGCCACCAGCGAGGAAATGGGCTGGGACACCACTGTCACCGCGGGCGGCGTCTACGAGCTGCTGCGGGACGCCCACGAGCTGGTGCCCGGCATCACCGAGCTGCCGCTCACCGAGACCCGCGCCGGTCTGCGCCCCGCCTCCCCCGACAACGCCCCGCTGCTCGGCCCCACCGCCCTGCCCGGTCTCCACCTCGCCGTCGGCCACCACCGCAACGGAGTGCTGCTCACCCCCGTCACCGGCGACGTCATGGCGGCGCTGCTGGCCGACGGCGAGCTGCCCGAGCCGGCCCGCCCCTTCACCCCGCACCGCTTCCCGCCCGCCGCCGCCCCCGTACGTCAGGAGCAGCCCGCATGA
- the thiE gene encoding thiamine phosphate synthase produces the protein MSTPRALLSDARLYLCTDARRRQGDLPAFLDAVLSSGVDIVQLRDKGMEAAEELEHLAVFAEACRRHGRLLAVNDRADVAHAIGSDVLHLGQGDLPVPAARAVIGEDVVIGRSTHAESEVDAAVAEPGVDYFCTGPCWPTPTKPGRHAPGLDLVRYAASLGTRRPWFAIGGVDAGNLDEVLDAGARRVVVVRAITEATDPAAATAGLAERIRARAGT, from the coding sequence ATGTCCACGCCTCGCGCGCTGCTGTCCGATGCCCGGCTGTATCTGTGCACGGACGCCCGCAGGCGACAGGGTGACCTCCCCGCCTTCCTCGACGCCGTCCTCTCCAGTGGGGTGGACATCGTCCAGCTGCGCGACAAGGGCATGGAAGCCGCCGAGGAGCTCGAACACCTGGCGGTCTTCGCCGAAGCCTGCAGGCGCCACGGCAGGCTCCTCGCGGTGAACGACCGGGCCGATGTCGCCCACGCCATCGGCTCCGACGTACTGCACCTCGGCCAGGGCGACCTGCCGGTCCCCGCCGCCCGCGCCGTCATCGGTGAGGACGTGGTGATCGGCCGCTCCACCCACGCCGAGTCCGAGGTCGACGCGGCCGTGGCCGAGCCCGGGGTGGACTACTTCTGCACCGGCCCGTGCTGGCCCACCCCGACCAAGCCCGGTCGGCACGCCCCGGGCCTGGACCTCGTGCGGTACGCCGCCTCGCTCGGCACCCGACGCCCGTGGTTCGCCATCGGCGGGGTCGACGCGGGCAATCTCGACGAGGTGCTGGATGCCGGAGCGCGCCGGGTGGTCGTCGTACGGGCGATCACCGAGGCCACCGACCCGGCCGCCGCCACCGCCGGGCTGGCCGAGCGAATCCGGGCGCGCGCCGGGACGTGA
- a CDS encoding peptide-N4-asparagine amidase: MASASIALVGGALAAPAYAGAAPKPGSNPAVDYQDPIDALPPVSRPDTKSCSVTAVDHDFGYTLGGPPYTTTLTPPEKCKGPWNKVVLDWSGSVKGRQYDRLAAVFIGGAEVFRTSTAEPDDDGISWHVAKDITDFAPLLKDPQKLQLELGNVVNDTYTGVYRINLKITYYQADKRHPAAATADRIVPLGNTGSTGAPWMDIGKGGSTRTEVTFPRNLTKARLEVYARGSGCDEQWFDAVPSDLAETAPDYLCGGGPYREVQVAVDGQPAGLAQPYPVVYSGGIVPTLWRPIPAIDQFKTEAYDIDLTPFAGLLADGKPHAISITPYGAADGWNVDGSLFLDTDAHASRTSGKVTANTLSHTPVVKTVQTPGKDGSTDVSVSTGRSWKISGYVETSKGRVTTTVEQEFAYTNTDNVSRTGSHQVMHQRDHGSTTVTTQLHGRTDAQRHTWSYPIDVDMDIPLYGDYNNYDMKAAVTQRRVLVDTSRKGSAHAWHTDAVTDDTVDSTGSIARTNGVVQSADGASTETYRGTTDTGACYSRSLTTAHGWVTGDQQSHCRVADVVRDALKG; the protein is encoded by the coding sequence ATGGCTTCGGCGTCGATTGCCCTCGTCGGAGGCGCACTCGCCGCCCCGGCGTACGCGGGCGCCGCTCCCAAGCCCGGCTCCAACCCGGCTGTCGACTACCAGGATCCGATCGACGCGCTGCCGCCGGTCTCCCGCCCGGACACCAAGAGCTGCTCGGTGACGGCCGTCGACCACGACTTCGGCTACACCCTCGGCGGACCGCCGTACACCACCACGCTCACCCCGCCCGAGAAGTGCAAGGGTCCGTGGAACAAGGTCGTCCTCGACTGGTCGGGCAGCGTGAAGGGGCGTCAGTACGACCGCCTCGCCGCGGTCTTCATCGGTGGCGCGGAGGTCTTCCGCACCAGCACCGCCGAGCCCGACGACGACGGCATCAGCTGGCACGTCGCCAAGGACATCACCGACTTCGCGCCGCTCCTCAAGGACCCGCAGAAGCTCCAGCTCGAACTGGGCAATGTCGTCAACGACACGTACACCGGCGTGTACAGGATCAACCTGAAGATCACGTACTACCAGGCCGACAAGCGTCACCCGGCCGCCGCCACGGCCGACCGCATCGTCCCGCTCGGTAACACCGGCTCCACCGGCGCCCCCTGGATGGACATCGGCAAGGGCGGCTCCACCCGCACCGAGGTCACCTTCCCGCGCAATCTGACCAAGGCGCGGCTGGAGGTCTACGCGCGCGGGAGCGGCTGCGACGAGCAGTGGTTCGACGCGGTCCCCAGCGACCTGGCGGAAACCGCCCCCGACTACCTCTGCGGCGGCGGCCCCTACCGTGAGGTGCAGGTCGCGGTCGACGGACAGCCCGCCGGCCTCGCCCAGCCGTACCCCGTGGTGTACTCCGGCGGCATCGTGCCGACCCTGTGGCGTCCGATCCCGGCCATCGACCAGTTCAAGACCGAGGCGTACGACATCGACCTCACCCCCTTCGCGGGTCTGCTGGCCGACGGCAAGCCGCACGCCATCAGCATCACCCCGTACGGCGCGGCCGACGGCTGGAACGTCGATGGTTCGCTCTTCCTCGACACGGACGCGCACGCGTCCCGCACGAGCGGCAAGGTGACCGCCAACACGCTCAGCCACACCCCGGTCGTGAAGACCGTCCAGACCCCGGGCAAGGACGGCTCCACGGACGTCTCCGTGTCGACCGGCCGCTCCTGGAAGATCTCGGGCTATGTCGAGACCTCGAAGGGCCGGGTCACCACCACCGTCGAGCAGGAGTTCGCGTACACCAACACGGACAACGTCTCCCGCACGGGCAGCCACCAGGTGATGCACCAGCGTGACCACGGTTCCACCACGGTGACGACCCAGCTCCACGGGCGCACGGACGCGCAGCGGCACACCTGGTCCTACCCCATCGACGTGGACATGGACATCCCGCTGTACGGCGATTACAACAACTACGACATGAAGGCCGCCGTCACCCAGCGCCGGGTGCTCGTCGACACGTCCCGCAAGGGCTCCGCACACGCGTGGCACACGGACGCGGTCACGGACGACACCGTGGACTCGACCGGCAGCATCGCCCGCACGAACGGTGTCGTCCAGTCCGCCGACGGAGCCTCGACCGAGACGTACCGGGGCACCACGGACACCGGAGCCTGCTACTCGCGCTCCCTGACGACCGCGCACGGCTGGGTCACCGGCGACCAGCAGAGCCACTGCCGCGTCGCGGACGTGGTCCGCGACGCCCTGAAGGGCTGA
- a CDS encoding (2Fe-2S)-binding protein — MYVCSCFGITEKQVKEHADAGACTPRQIASACKAGTDCGGCVRAIQAVLGRGACPRRELLDRKRTPRTTGDAGTGSAPEAAPGIDPGDVPGVTPGIRLSEAA; from the coding sequence GTGTACGTCTGCTCGTGCTTCGGCATCACGGAGAAGCAGGTCAAGGAACATGCGGACGCCGGGGCGTGTACACCCCGGCAGATAGCCTCCGCCTGCAAGGCGGGGACGGACTGCGGCGGCTGCGTCCGCGCCATCCAGGCCGTGCTCGGCCGGGGCGCCTGTCCGCGCCGCGAACTGCTCGACCGGAAGCGGACACCCCGCACCACGGGCGACGCCGGGACGGGCAGCGCCCCCGAGGCCGCTCCGGGTATCGATCCCGGCGACGTCCCGGGCGTGACCCCGGGCATCCGGCTCTCCGAAGCGGCCTGA
- the pknB gene encoding Stk1 family PASTA domain-containing Ser/Thr kinase has translation MDTTLQDPLVGQLLDGRYRVDARIAVGGMATVYRAVDTRLDRVLALKVMHPALATDASFVERFIREAKSVARLAHPNVVAVFDQGAQGQYVYLAMEYVAGCTLRDVLRDRGALQPRAALDILEPVLAALGAAHRAGFVHRDMKPENVLIGDDGRVKVADFGLVRAVGAVTSTTGSVLGTVSYLAPEQIEHGTADTRTDVYACGVVLYEMLTGAKPRAGDTPAQVIYQHLNEDVPAPSAVVPGLPVALDDLVASATARNPEVRPFDAVALLAEAREARSGLTDAQLDAVPPQALAEAHDAAEDLTSVIPRLIPADPGVAHHTSRLEMPAPMPPPAPRGPWRFGPRRSVMAAVLAVLLVLGVGTGVWYINSGQFTRVPSLLGQTEKTAQQRLSDAGLELKGVKRSYSDTVERGKVISSDPESRARIRRNDAVTLVVSRGPEIVKVPDLQGLSVADASRALKKVGLVPGMVTKEFSEETVRGDVIRTDPAAGAERHPDSAVALVVSKGAPVDVPDVTGLSVVDATAALDEQGLKAKVLPDRVNSPEVAGDIAHQSPARGSQAAEGDTITLTVSKGPRMIDVPDVTGKDVDAARSELENAGFEVKVDRPFLSFSNTIARQSVDGGKQAPEGSTITIRTKGL, from the coding sequence GTGGATACGACCCTCCAGGACCCTCTTGTCGGGCAGCTGCTCGACGGCCGCTACCGCGTCGATGCCCGCATCGCCGTGGGCGGCATGGCCACGGTCTACCGGGCCGTGGACACCCGGCTCGACCGGGTGCTCGCCCTCAAGGTGATGCACCCGGCGCTCGCCACCGACGCCTCGTTCGTCGAGCGCTTCATCCGCGAGGCGAAGTCCGTGGCCCGGCTCGCGCACCCCAATGTGGTCGCGGTATTCGACCAGGGCGCCCAGGGCCAGTACGTGTACCTCGCGATGGAGTACGTCGCGGGCTGCACCCTGCGTGACGTGCTGCGCGACCGCGGCGCCCTGCAGCCGAGAGCCGCGCTGGACATTCTGGAGCCGGTCCTCGCCGCCCTCGGTGCCGCGCACCGGGCGGGCTTCGTGCACCGCGACATGAAGCCGGAGAACGTCCTCATAGGGGACGACGGCCGGGTCAAGGTCGCCGACTTCGGTCTCGTACGGGCGGTGGGCGCCGTCACCAGCACCACCGGGTCGGTCCTGGGCACCGTCTCCTATCTCGCCCCCGAGCAGATAGAGCACGGCACGGCGGACACCCGTACCGATGTGTACGCCTGCGGTGTCGTCCTGTACGAAATGCTGACCGGCGCCAAGCCGCGCGCCGGAGACACCCCCGCCCAGGTCATCTACCAGCACCTCAACGAGGACGTCCCGGCCCCCTCGGCCGTCGTCCCGGGGCTTCCCGTCGCGCTCGACGACCTGGTGGCGAGCGCCACCGCCCGCAATCCCGAGGTCCGTCCGTTCGACGCGGTGGCGCTGCTCGCCGAGGCCCGTGAGGCCCGCTCCGGCCTGACCGACGCCCAGCTGGACGCCGTACCGCCGCAGGCCCTCGCCGAGGCGCACGACGCCGCCGAGGACCTTACGAGCGTGATCCCCCGGCTGATCCCGGCCGATCCGGGCGTCGCCCATCACACCAGCCGGCTGGAGATGCCCGCGCCGATGCCGCCGCCCGCGCCGCGCGGACCGTGGCGCTTCGGTCCGCGGCGCTCCGTCATGGCCGCGGTCCTCGCCGTGCTGCTGGTGCTGGGCGTCGGCACCGGTGTCTGGTACATCAACTCCGGGCAGTTCACCCGGGTGCCCTCACTGCTCGGCCAGACCGAGAAGACCGCCCAGCAGCGGCTCTCGGACGCAGGTCTGGAGCTCAAGGGCGTCAAGCGGTCCTACAGCGACACCGTGGAACGCGGCAAGGTCATCAGCAGCGACCCCGAGTCCCGTGCCCGCATCCGGAGGAACGACGCGGTGACGCTGGTCGTCTCGCGCGGCCCCGAGATCGTGAAGGTGCCCGATCTGCAGGGCCTCTCGGTCGCCGATGCCAGCCGTGCGCTGAAGAAGGTTGGCCTGGTGCCCGGCATGGTCACCAAGGAGTTCAGCGAGGAGACGGTACGGGGCGACGTGATCCGTACGGACCCCGCGGCCGGCGCCGAGCGCCACCCGGACTCCGCGGTCGCCCTGGTCGTCAGCAAGGGCGCCCCGGTCGACGTCCCCGATGTCACCGGGCTGTCCGTCGTGGACGCCACCGCCGCGCTGGACGAGCAGGGCCTGAAGGCCAAGGTGCTGCCCGACCGGGTCAACTCCCCCGAGGTCGCGGGCGACATCGCCCATCAGTCACCGGCCCGGGGCAGCCAGGCCGCCGAGGGCGACACCATCACGCTCACGGTCTCCAAGGGACCGCGGATGATCGACGTCCCGGACGTCACCGGCAAGGACGTCGACGCCGCCAGGAGCGAACTGGAGAACGCGGGTTTCGAGGTCAAGGTCGACCGCCCGTTCCTCTCCTTCAGCAACACCATCGCGCGCCAGTCCGTCGATGGCGGAAAACAGGCCCCCGAGGGCAGCACCATCACCATCAGGACCAAGGGGCTCTAG
- the thiS gene encoding sulfur carrier protein ThiS, translating into MNGEVRLLAAGTTLDALAATLTTAHSGVAAALNETVVPRGRWSATVLGDGDRVEVLTAVQGG; encoded by the coding sequence GTGAACGGCGAGGTCCGTCTCCTCGCCGCGGGCACCACCCTGGACGCCCTTGCCGCCACCCTGACCACGGCACACTCCGGCGTCGCCGCCGCCCTCAACGAGACCGTCGTCCCGCGCGGCCGGTGGTCCGCCACCGTGCTCGGCGACGGTGACCGCGTCGAGGTCCTGACCGCGGTCCAGGGAGGCTGA
- a CDS encoding Rv2175c family DNA-binding protein yields MTEIDAKIDALVPAWLYLPDIAEMLGVEVTRVRQLVKEGQLIAVRRGENRALQVPAAFIDGDKVVKGLSGTLTLLRDDGYTDEEMLEWLFTPDPTLPGTPAQALSENRGTEVKRRAQALAV; encoded by the coding sequence GTGACCGAGATTGACGCAAAGATCGATGCTCTCGTCCCCGCCTGGCTCTACCTCCCCGACATCGCCGAAATGCTCGGTGTCGAGGTGACGCGCGTACGGCAGCTGGTCAAGGAGGGCCAGCTCATTGCCGTGCGACGTGGTGAGAACCGGGCGCTCCAGGTGCCTGCCGCCTTCATCGACGGCGACAAGGTGGTCAAGGGCCTCTCCGGCACCCTGACGCTCCTGAGGGACGACGGCTACACCGACGAAGAGATGCTGGAATGGCTCTTCACCCCCGACCCGACCCTGCCGGGCACCCCTGCCCAGGCACTGAGCGAGAATCGCGGCACGGAGGTGAAGCGTCGCGCCCAGGCGCTGGCCGTCTGA
- the bfr gene encoding bacterioferritin, with protein sequence MQGDPEVLEFLNEQLTAELTAINQYFLHAKMQDNFGWTKLAKYTRSESFDEMKHAEILTDRILFLDGLPNYQRLFHVRVGQTVTEMFQADRQVEAEAIDRLKRGIELMRGKGDITSANIFESILEDEEHHIDYLDTQLELVEKLGEALYIAQQIEQPDS encoded by the coding sequence ATGCAGGGCGACCCCGAGGTCCTTGAGTTCCTGAACGAGCAGCTGACCGCCGAATTGACTGCCATCAACCAGTATTTCCTGCATGCAAAGATGCAGGACAACTTCGGCTGGACGAAGCTCGCGAAGTACACCCGCTCCGAGTCGTTCGACGAGATGAAGCACGCGGAGATCCTCACGGACCGCATCCTCTTCCTCGATGGACTTCCCAACTACCAGCGGTTGTTCCATGTACGGGTGGGCCAGACCGTCACCGAGATGTTCCAGGCGGACCGTCAGGTCGAGGCGGAGGCGATCGACCGCCTCAAGCGCGGGATCGAGCTGATGCGCGGCAAGGGTGACATCACGTCCGCAAACATCTTTGAGTCGATCCTGGAGGACGAGGAGCACCACATCGACTACCTCGACACCCAGCTGGAACTGGTCGAGAAACTCGGAGAGGCGCTCTACATCGCCCAGCAGATCGAACAGCCGGACAGCTAG
- a CDS encoding NAD(P)/FAD-dependent oxidoreductase — protein sequence MSEQQQSEQPDRHAGRRVVIVGAGMAGVQTAVALREQGFTGSVALIGAEPHQPYDRPPLSKAVLLGKAEDSAFDVDFDALDIDLQLGREVTSVRPGAHELDTPSGPVPYDVLVIATGAEPVVLPGAEGVPGVHLLRTLDDAARLRPVLDERHGVVVVGAGWIGAEFATAARAAGCEVTVVEAADRPLAGAMPAEVAAPMAAWYAESGAELLTGARVARIEPGRVILADGRTIPAGAVVVGIGARPATDWLAGSGIALGPDGSVTADGALRTSQPDVYAVGDCASFPSARYGERLLVHHWDNALQGPRTAAANIIAAAADGESAPLTYDPVPYFWSEQFDRFVQYAGHHGSADTLLWRGDPAGPAWSVCWLRDGVLVAVLAVGRPRDLAQGRKLIEAGVRLDPARAADPSVPLKSATRQ from the coding sequence GTGAGCGAGCAGCAGCAGTCAGAGCAGCCGGACCGGCACGCGGGGCGCCGCGTCGTCATCGTCGGCGCGGGCATGGCCGGTGTGCAGACGGCGGTGGCCCTGCGGGAACAGGGCTTCACCGGCTCCGTCGCCCTGATCGGCGCCGAACCGCACCAGCCCTACGACCGGCCCCCGCTGTCCAAGGCGGTGCTGCTCGGCAAGGCCGAGGACTCCGCCTTCGACGTCGATTTCGATGCGCTGGACATCGATCTGCAACTGGGCCGCGAAGTCACCAGCGTGCGCCCCGGCGCGCATGAGTTGGACACCCCGTCGGGACCCGTGCCCTACGACGTGCTGGTGATCGCGACCGGTGCCGAACCGGTCGTCCTGCCCGGCGCCGAGGGAGTGCCCGGCGTCCATCTGCTGCGCACCCTCGACGACGCGGCGCGGCTGCGTCCCGTTCTCGACGAGCGGCACGGCGTCGTGGTCGTCGGCGCGGGCTGGATCGGCGCCGAGTTCGCCACCGCGGCCCGCGCCGCGGGTTGCGAGGTCACCGTCGTCGAGGCCGCCGACCGGCCCCTCGCGGGAGCGATGCCCGCCGAGGTCGCCGCCCCGATGGCCGCCTGGTACGCCGAGAGCGGCGCCGAACTCCTCACCGGAGCCCGGGTCGCCCGCATCGAGCCGGGCCGGGTGATCCTCGCGGACGGCCGCACGATCCCGGCCGGAGCGGTCGTCGTCGGAATCGGCGCACGGCCCGCCACCGACTGGCTGGCCGGCTCCGGCATCGCGCTCGGCCCCGACGGATCGGTGACCGCCGACGGGGCGCTGCGCACCTCGCAGCCCGATGTGTACGCGGTCGGCGACTGCGCCTCGTTCCCCTCCGCCCGGTACGGCGAACGCCTTCTCGTCCACCACTGGGACAACGCCCTCCAGGGCCCGCGGACCGCCGCCGCCAACATCATCGCCGCCGCTGCCGACGGTGAATCCGCGCCTCTGACGTACGACCCCGTGCCGTACTTCTGGTCCGAGCAGTTCGACCGGTTCGTGCAGTACGCGGGCCACCACGGGAGCGCCGACACCCTGCTGTGGCGCGGCGACCCCGCCGGCCCCGCCTGGTCGGTGTGCTGGCTGCGCGACGGCGTCCTGGTCGCGGTCCTCGCCGTCGGCCGGCCACGCGATCTGGCGCAGGGGCGCAAGCTCATCGAGGCGGGGGTGCGGCTCGATCCGGCACGGGCCGCCGACCCCTCCGTACCGCTGAAGTCGGCGACTCGTCAGTAG